AACCTTTGCATGGCCTATTATTTTCTGATTCATGTATTGATGTGAAGCCAAATCGAAGGGGAAATTAAATTTGAAAGACAATGTAACAATATAGATGAAGCTTTGTGGCATGTAAAATCTTTGTATGGTCTATTATTTTCTGGTTTACGTATTGACGTGATACATCTGTCAAAAGATTTATATcagtactatatatatatatatatatatatatatcacaggaACAGATGGCTTGGTCATTGACCCGTTCATGTTGCATTTCAGTACAAAATACAGTAGGGCATTTTCGTTTTCAACCAATTTCAAAACAATTCCTTCTAAGGTGAAGATAGTGTTTGTAGTGAATTTCATTGAGATggataaaaaaattcaaattgagGGTTTGAAATCTCCTAAATGTGGGTTAAATAAATTTGAGATTTGAATTGTGTTTTGATTTCGCTTGCAATTTGATAGCATCACCATCATTCATACACAGGTTTGATGTTATGAATCTCATCATCTTCACAGCAGCATACTGATTTTGTCCATTCTCTGGAGGAAGCACTATTGCTGAAAATCTCATAATTCCATATAAGAGGCACATGTTTGAACAGGGCAGCTGTATATGGCTTGGGCCCATCCAATAGTTTGAACACCACGTTTAAATTGGAGTTCTTTAAGTTCAAACCTTCCAATGCAGCAACTTCATTAGCTAATAACCTACTGTAATTATTTTGTCAGACAAATGAATTCCTGAAGCCTTGACTTTATATTTATGGGAAtttaaaaggagaaaaaaatgTTGCATCATTTCATTCAAATTTACACAAAACTAAATTTAAGATTCGAATCTCATGTCTCAAATACATGGTTAGTGGTTAGTGAAACTAGGAAAAAAGTAGGACAAACTAAGCCCCAATTGGAACTTGGAAAATGCGAGGGAATGGAGacgaaaatatgaaaaaaatcaaCTTTTCATATTTGTTCATCAAAAAAAGtacaaaaaactaaaaatataccaaatcaataaatagggcatttgatttttcttaaattttaatcatattagaataaattttcatttttgtatcatttagcattgagagaaaatataatagaaaataaatttcctATCTATTTTCCTTTCCCCCATCAAACTTTTTCCAAACATCATTCCCCTAAAGTTGATGAAAATGGAAAACACAACCTTCTAGAAGCATGACCACCCCTCAGAAAAAGGcctataaaacattttttttttttttttaaaaggaaagaaaatagcCATATGAAATAGTTAGAAcgcaagaaagaaagaaaattgaGACTCCCGTGCGTTGTGAGAACAGTTATCTGGCAATCACAtcattaattttcatatttaCTATACACATTTCAGCAACTATTATAGACAGCAGCCCACATTTATGGGCAACCCCTAAAGCAAGGGTTATATACAAAAGAATACATAGGCCAATTTGGGGTATAGAAATTTCCCAATTATCCTACATGGATCTTGCAAGAGGTACCGCAGTCGAGAAATCCTAAACAAAGTTTGTCCCACCATCGGACTCTGCATGCACTCCTAGAATAAAAGCCGCAGGATCCTTGGATAAAACAAAATTGCCACTAAGATCTGCTCTGCTATATTTTGCCATGACAGGATCCATCACAATTCTGCATGAACCCCATGTCTCGGCCTCTAATTCAACACCATAGTACACTAAATGGTCTGAGATGCTGTTCCCAGCCACTGACCTGCAAAAGTTTTCAAGTATATGAGACTGCAGCAGCTATGCACACATAATTTAACTAACCCCATGTTTGGGAGAGGCCTTGAacttggatttggacaaattgtaatacaaaattatattgagttttgtccaaattcactcaaatccaaatccaatatcCAAAATCCAGGCTCCCAAACACAAGGTAAAGATTTTTTCAGCCATCAAACAGAAAATGTGTTACTTTTATACCTTTTTATTTATAATAGAGTTAATTTTATACTTAAACAAAACAGATGCAGGAATGTGTTTCATTAAACTTCCAAAAAACTTCAATATACTAAACAGATGCAGGTATGTGTTTCATTAAACTTCCAAAAATGTTCAATTTGAAACAATGTTATGTGCAAATTATAATTTGATATATTTCCACTATTGAATACTAATGACCAGGGTGTAGAGTAAGGAATATCTAAAATCATGTCTATTACTGAAACAGAAAGAAATCATACCTGCTACAAGTTGGATCTTCACCAGAACTATCACAGACTTTTTCAACTTCATAAACTAGACTTCCCAATCCAATGTTATAAAGCCACACCTGGGATTTAACGAGTGGTTCTTAAGTGAAGAAGCTAAAAGAATAAGGAACACTCAAACGCTAACATAATACCACTAAGCTAAATGATTTCTTAAGCTTCCAACAAAGTTTATGCGAGTCTATGCTATCTCTAGTTTCTTCATTCCCCAACTATAGAGAATATAATACCATCGATGCAGATGGTGATATCCTAACCAGTTTCATCTCTTTGGCATAATAATTGATAATAATAGTGAATAATATAGGATTTGGATATTACTCAACATTAGCAAACATGAATATGTGGAACAATTTTTCAGACATTACTCCacattaataaaatttttatcagATGAAGCATTTCCAGACTAATCAATCCATAATTTATTTTCAGAGACAGTTCTTGCAAGGACAGTCATATTCTCATAAACAAATTATTACCTCCCTTGGGAAGTGATGGTATGTCTTCTGTGGAAAATAAGCATAATATGGAGGCAGGTGAGGCACAATATCATGTTCATTTGTGACTCGAATTGTATTTGGCACGACTTGGCTATAGTAAGAAGCAAAAGCAGCATTTCCAATACGAGGTTGTCCAAATGTCATAACCTGAACATTCTGAGCTTTATGATTAACCTGAGCAAGCAAATATTCCTTTAGTACAGACACCGAGAAAAACAGCTCCTCCCTAAATAAAACTGAACAAACATCCAAAGAAAGACACTTGAGCCATCCTATTGGCAGCAAGCATTAGAGAATGAACTTCTGGAGCACTCACATGGATCAAGAAGTGAATCTCAAAAAATTTGCTCAACTATGCgtctcaaaaatatttaaaattcaaatatgacTTCAAAAACAGAAGTGTAGAAAGATGCAACAGATTTGAATAGTGAGAAATTTATTAATAAAGAAAAGGGACAATGCCCTATAAGAAATTCATTAACAAAGACGAAGAAACCCTCAAAACAACTCTGAAGCTAAAACCCAAAGAAACTGTCCTATATTCCAAACTTCACTACCTATGTCAAACTTTTAAATATGAACACAAAGGGCCTGTTTACTTGTAGAAATCagttattattttcattttgagtttttcaaattaataaaaaaaaaatgccactTTTTTCAAGTTTTCCAACATTTCTACGAAGAACTCGGAAGAACGGGTCAAGTTTCAAATACAAATATTAGAAAACTGGAAAATAAGGCATTCTTGTAATTCTTAAAAAATTGAACCTGGAAACTGGAAGATGTTCCCACAACTAAATGAACCCAAAATGTTGGTTTGATTGCTGCTGAAAAGAATCCAAAAGACTACATACAAACAAAATCCTCAAGGAGATGATAGCTTGACAATAAGAAAAGGGAAGTGTGCAATATATTGGTTGCTATGGGTCTTCTGAAACTGATGATGTCCAGTCACGCATCTATTATGTATAAAGCCCACAGTGAAAATGCTTGGGCCAGCATGTCCgtcaaaaaaatttcaattccTCAAGCTGAACCAAAATCTAACACAACTGAAAAATAGTAAACTAAAACATTGAGCAGTTACACAGATCCTCATTAATATAAGTAATCATAATAATTAATCCCGCATTAACATAAGTAACCATAATTATAATCTTTATGCTCATACCAAACACAAGCACATGCCACCTGCTTGTAAGTATTGGAAGTTAGTATTTTAACTCAacaacacatgcaaaataaatatatttaaactgtATCAAGCAAAGCTGAATTATTCACCGCGAGATCAAGTCCACAAAAGGATGCCATAGCCCCTCCCATTGAATGTCCTGTCACCATGATGTTAAGTTCACCATATAATTGCTTTGCTCTTTTAACAGCATTTAAAACGCCAGGACGTATGGTTGTGTTGTGATAAGCAGAGTAAAATCCATGATGCACCTAAAACAAGCAAAATTCAATCAAATGCATGCAATAACATTTATTTTGGCCTAAATACTATTCATTTACGTAGAAAACTTCTCTGCAGTATGCAGTAGCGCACCATTGAATCAGGCATGCCAGGGTAATTTAAATCAAGCTGTTTCCAGTAGAGATCTTCAATCCAATTCTGTATGCTGTTCATTAAAGAAACTTATCAGAAAATTTATGAACTAAGATATAACATTTAGTCATGAAAAATTACCACCATGATCAGAGGAATGTGCAAAAGATGTGCGAACCAAGGTAATCAAAAAGAATAATCATTGACCAGAAAGTACCATAACTGGAATTTGTACCAACAGACAAGTAGGGTATAGGCATAACTCAGACTAATATATGAGAAATAAGTAAAGCTCAGATAACTGGTATGCTATTGGCCAGGAATATATGGTAATTAGAATAAAAAGACTTGTCACAAAGGATTTCTCACAGAAATCCTCCATAATTTGAACCAGTTTCCATATAATTTATTAAGAGTGAGCCTTGGCTCATTGATGAGGACCTAAGAATGATAAGTTTGAGCTGTGAAACAGCCTCCTCTGTGCATACCAAGGCTGCAGCATTGGACCACCCTCCCCAGAACCTGCATGGTAAGAGCGCTCCATGCACTAGGGTGCCCTTGTCTACCACAAGAAGTTCACGTTGTATGCTTCATCGTGTCCTTCTTATCCCCTCAAGAAAAAGCCAACATTTGCATTCACTGCTCTTATCATCTGGATTGATGATTGACCACCAATTCCCATGCATCCTCGTATTCTTCTTCTAAGGCAAAACACTCATGTAGTTAAGGTATGTTggaatcaaaatatttttcattcatttttcaattttgctTCTAATGGGAGCAGACACCCGGCTAACCAAAGACTACACAGGGCTTTGCAGTCCAATCTAGTCCTTCCTTCACAGAGGCATTAGACCAGTTTCCGCCACCGCCTTCCTCTTTCCTCATAGTCTACAAGAATCAATCCTGATAAAAGCTCTGCAACTCAATAATGATATTAATTATAACTTGCAACACCCAAATTCTCACTGACATGGCCCTCTCACACAAGTCTTCGACTCTTAACATCCATTGATGTACAACTGGCCCAACATGGCCCTGTAGAGGAAGCTCCACTACACATAGATCAAATTTAAGGCCTAATACATAGCTCCTTCTTTTCCAGATGGTCATGAATTCTCATGAGAATATGAAGGAAtcaataatcatatcattttatttttcttaataaatgaAGGACTGTTAGTAAAAAGAAACAAGACTCCACGAGGGAGTCTCCAATGATAGCAGGAGTATAAATTACAGTGAAACTGACAAGTTCTCCACAAAATCTACAAAAGAATCAAAACCTTGGAAAGTCACCTTTGAGAAAAATTGCATGGTAGCAATCCAAAAAGACTTACTGTACTAAAAAGAATTTTCTTTTCCATCATAAGCTCTCAGATTTCTTTCCTTTCAAATCAACCTAAAAAAATGAGTGATATCAGATATGGCATCCCAAGTATCCTAAGCCAATTTTCCGCAAACTGAGTCTCTCTAAGCTTTCAGTTCTTTTGTCAACATCTTCAGCAACAACCCAACTGATTCCTAACATACATAAATCAGCCACCAAATATTTGTCACTCATTTTCAAGGCAATAAAATGTGATTAGAAGTTTCTTCCTCCTCTTTGCTCAGACCACATACAGTCCCCCCTTCTTCAAGTTACTCTGGTGAGAATTCTGTCCCAGACAGCCTCATCGAAAGCCCTTAAATATCTTTCCTTCCAAATTAACCGGAAAACAGAAAGGGGAACGACATCCCAAATATCGTTAGTCATTTTTCTGCAAACCAAGTCTCTCAAAGCTTTTAATTCTTTGTTAACATCTTTGGCAACTACCCAACTGATGCCTAAGATAACATGAATCAGGCACCAAAGATTTTTTGCTCATCTGCAGTGCAATAAAAAGTGAATGGTAGGTAGGTAGTTTCTTCACCTTTGCATAGAAAACATCTATTATCACACACAGCCCCTCTTCTTCAAGTTATTCCCAGTGAGAATTCTGTCTGAGACTGTCTCCCCTTGGATTGGGCTTTAGATTCCAAATGGCTTTGGACGGGAATCATTATTTCTTCCAACCCTATTGATTCTATGGAGCAAAGGTTAGGGGCTTTACTGTGAAAAAACCTTTTTTTCATGTAAGTTTAAACTACTCTGTCTCTCTCCACcaccccacacccccccccccggGCCCCTGCCTTTACCCCACTTGCCTGAACAAGGCTCAGCAGGTCTGCGAATTGATTTACTTCATGATTCGTGAAATTTCTCCTGAAAATCAAGTTCCACTTTAAGTGATTGGAAGGCtgttttactattattataattttttcttttttgttctttttctttcttaGGATGATTTTGTAAGTTCCTTTATGTAAACTCCCTCTCCTTCACAATATTTCtcctttttctatcaaaaaaaaatCCCAGCACACTTACCAACCAAGTTGTTTTTATGAATGGCAACTATGAACAAATCTGAGAATTGAAGGTCCTGTTGATTAAGCTTTCGGATTCTGGAtacaaaaaatacaaataatTCACGTTTGGTTAAGTGTTTATAACAAATCATTTCGTATCTGAAaacacttttaaaaaataaagtttttcaagaaacaaTTAAGGTGTTTCCCATGTTTTTGGGTACAGCTTTTCACATAAAATGAGAACACAGGGATTGAGATATAACccaatttttaataataatagtaatactactTTTTTTTTCCAGACTCCAGATGAGCCCTTCAGACCCCACCAGGTGGCACCAAGCCAGAGGCAGAGGCTAGCTTCCAATTCCCAAGCATGCCCATGTTAGTAGAGAATTGGCTCTTATGCAGAATTGAACCAAGACCTTCTATTACCAGGAGATTTGCCTGCCCATGTCCACTTGAGCCAACCCATAAGGACTATTACTATTATCATTCTTGAACCAATCTTAACCAAACATAATTCCACTGTTTTCATTTCCAGGAAGATTTTGGAAACAGCTTACAACGTGCTTTtcagtacaaaaaaaaaatacatgataCAGTCCCCTGTTTTTATTATGATTTTCCCCTCACACGTGTGACCACCACTTTCTTCCATAAGCTTTCTTTTTCTTGGAGAAATCTCTATAGCCATTTTCCTAGTAGAATTTTTTCCACAATCTCCGAATAAATAACAGCCAATCCCCCTTTATCAAAAGGAAATTTGACTTAATTCCATCTGACAAGATGTACTCTTCAAAACTGCTACACAAAAATCTTCTTTGGATGTTCTCAATCCATAGGTACCCACGATGCTCCTCCCACCCACCCACCCacccaaaggaaaaaaaaaatcatctgcAATCCAGATCGCACATACCAATTTGAGGGTCAATGGCATCAGGAATCAAGATCCAGATCGCCAAAAGTAGCAACCCAGATTTGTGAGAGAAGAACTCTAAAAGCATGCAATCGCAAAGAGATGAGGGCTGTGAAGCTTGCAACGATGGTGAGAGAAGAGGACTTCGAATCTGGGACGTGGAGAGAAGAGGGTTGCATACTGCAGGGTGAGACTCTAGCCAAGGTTTCCTGTGAGACTCTGCGCGCTTCCTGCTGCTGGGTGCAACTCCATGAGGTTTTCTGCTCCACAATGGTGGGTGGAGACTCCAAAAGGGTTTCTGCTGGGTGAGATTCTGCAATGGTGGATGGATtcgaacagagagagagagagatttgtttgACCCAAGATGTTTACTCCCAAACCCCCATTTTTTGTGCAAAAAGAATGAGTGGGTTAGAAGTTTAAACATCCCCCCTTTTATGTGCAGATTATTAACATATTCatttacatttaaaaaaattaatttaataattaattgtTGTTTActtataattaatataatttaatcaaGGAAACGGGGATGTTTTTCCATAGTCTAAATTTCATTCTGAGTAAACAGTTCGAAACTTATCACAATTCGACATAGCATGGCGACTATTCAACCCCCCAAATGGCGTGCCAACTAAGCCTACCCGTCCAAGAACTGCGTACCTCTTAAGTAGCATACCTCATTCCATACCCAGACCACAACCTAAAATGCACTGCTTTCAGGGTAACTATGTTTCCTAGCAACTGAACCTACAGCAAAGCGGAAGTGTTTGTCCTATACTCTAAAGTCCTATACCCTAAAGGCCAATCAATTAACTaggacattttttttattttttccatattatataaaataattagtAAAGGCAAATTACTTATTCAAGGCACACAAATATTATCTCTATTACCAGAATTAGTCCATATAATCTAAGTTGAAAAGATAAATGCTTAAAGAAGTTGAGAACATAAGGCCTCTACTTCCCAGCACTTAATTCTTAAATGCTCCTAGTCCTAAGATTGTCAATTGGCCACTGACAATATGGAAAGACATGCTTGCATAATGAATATTGTATAGGAGTCAGTAGGCTCGAATCACTTGCATAGAGACACTAAGAAAAGCATATAAAGGTGCTTGTTAGAGAACAAGCACAGCAAGCATGACCATGTCAAAGATATGCCTGTCAATCAAGTATTCTCAGCTACAATTGTGTGAAGAGTGCCTAGTCCGAATAGTGTCCTTTATTGGACCTTCAAAACTTTTATCATGGTGGATTGGATTTATTGGTTTAAGTACGGAGGAAAATGAGAGCACAATATGGGATTTATAACTCTCAAAAAGGAGAAGGAATGCTGTATATCACTGATTGAGATATGAATCAAAGAAATCCTTGGCTAAGTCAAAAGGAGAACTAGAAAAGAGTTAGAAAAGAGTTTCTAATCCCATTTAAAGAACCATATTCATTGTAGTTGGGCATAGAATGAAATAAGGGTTAGATAGTAATTTCATTAAGTGAAATTAGTCTACAAGGGATCTATCACATGAAACTAAAGCAGAAGAGTTTCTCTTACAATCCAGCCTAATTCTTGTTGTTGCTCTTCCATCAACCATCTAACACCATTGTTGTCCCATAAAGCCATAACTGCATCTGTAGTCACTTCCATTGTAGCCAACATTGCTTCAAAGTAGATAATTCCAACAATTTAGCAAAGAAATCAAGGAAAATTCAAAACACTGTTCATCATCTGTGATAGTCCCAGAATTAACAGTCGTGCCACTCACTTTCAAACATCACTTTTCCAACATTTTTTCTTGAAGCACCACCACCAACATCAAAGACAGACACCGACAAAAATGTCCCTTCCTGAAACTTCATCACCATCTCACAACTGGAGAGCTCCCACGCACCACCTAAAAAATTTCCAACCACCAACATCTTTAGTTTCCCATTTTGCCAGAATTGTTTTTGACACACAGCCACCACCAAAACTCAGCACCCCCTGATCTACCGCCATCCAGAACAATCATCGCCAGATGACCACCACAGCACACAGCAATCTCCACACTCACAAAAAATTGGTTCCAGGCACAATATGTTGGTTTTTTTCTTTCCTGAGACTTTGAAAGACCTGCAACCTTCATTCAAATTTCTCTATAATAGAATCGCATATTATTTTAGCTTTGAATTTAGACCCCAAAGAATGTACTAGATAggtaattactaattaaatatttaattactaattaaatatttattttaatgtaagtttataaattataactaatacatattattatttttactgaatttagctactgttttttaatttgtttggaaatgcatcATACAAGTCTTAAATCTTAAATGGGTTATTGCCTGTATTAGGCTATTAGCTACAACTACAAAATGAGTTATTGCCTAATTTGCCTGAAATATATGATACATTGTTTTTTCAGTTAAGATACCAAGTCaaaaatcttaaatggattctgGAAGTGGAAACTCGGCCTCTGCAAAGAAAGATCCTGCATGGAAGTATACACATTTGGAtgatcaaaaaaatagaaataatttgacttgcaatttttgtggCAAAGTCACAAGGAGAGGAATATTTCGGGCAAAACAACATAGTGTCGGAGGATTTCGAAATGTAAAAGAATGCTCTAAGTGTCCAGCTCATGTACGTGAGGAGATTAAggagtatatgttgaagaaagatatggaaaaggaggaaaatgagttattgcctgACTTTGATGATATAGATCATTATGGTGAGGATGAAGaggatgaagttcaagaaattgacaCCCGTGGCAAGAGAGTGCTTACTAATGGAAGTAGAAGTCGAAGTCAAAGTTCAAaccaatccaacttgaagaaaccaaaacataAGGGACCCATGGACTTGTTTTTTACTCCTGATCCAAAGAAAGCGGTTCAAGCTAggaaagatgaagcaaacatcaataaatgaggcgtgcaagaaagaattaagaaaaaaggcaatgggagattttgctaggtggatgtatgatgccgAAATACCATCTAATTTTGTACGTTTGAGCAACTTTGCAGTGGTACTTGAATCGATTGGACAATATGGTCCTGGAATAAAGCTACTTAACTATCATGAAGTAAGAGTTCCTTTCCTAAAGCAGGAAGTTAGTcgaatgaaagagttgttgaaggtccataaggaggaatgggcaaaatatggctgctcaattatgtctgatggtttgagagattcggttgctaataaggacataataaACTTCTTAGTGAACTCTCCAATGGGATCagtgttcatcaagtctattgatgctcCTAATCttgtcaagaatgcagatagaatgtaCAAATTACTTGATAAGATGGTAAAGGAAATTGGAGtatcaaatgtgattcaagtaaTAACTGACAATGCTTCAAACTATGTTGCAGTAGGTAAGAACTTATTTGTAGAACCACATTTTATAgtgtatatattatttattttaatattttaatggtttcactccttgatttttgaacagggagattgttggaagcaaaaaggccacatttatattggacaccaTGTGCTGCCCATTGCCTCGATTTAATTTTtgaggatattgggaagatgccttcaattcatgcaactttgaaaagggcaatgtttttgaatggttatatttATAACCGTGTTGGTGTGGTGAACTTGATGAGACAGTTAACTGGAGGAAAGGAATTACGAAGGCCTACAGTTACAAGATTGGCAATTGCCTTCATCACCCTTCGTTCAATCCACCTTCAAAAGAACGACTTGAGGAAAATGTTTACTTCTaaagattggaatactactaaatggACAAAGGAGGCAGCTGGCAAAAGAGCAGCtagtattgttttgatgcctacctTTTGGAGTACCATCGTCTATGCTCTTAAGTTGATAGGCCCACTTCTCCGTGTACTCGgtttggttgatggggaaaagaaacctgcAATAGGAtacatttatgaagcaatggatagggctaaggaagTCATAGCTAAGGCTTTCGGTGAGAGAGAagataaattcaaggaggcatttgaaattattgatacgaggtggggatgccaCTCCATCAACCGTTGCATGCAACTGCACATTACTTGAACCCGGATTTTTCCTATTCAAACCCCATCATttttgcaagatgaagaaattatgacgggtttgtacaaatgtattgCAAGGTTAATGCCAACCCTTGAAATGCAAGACGAAGTAGCACAGGAGTTGCCAAAATACAATAGCGTTGGTAGCGTCTTTGGAATTCCTTTGGCGGTGAGACAAAGGAAGATACAAGCACCGCGTAAAATGAAATTTTTACTACCactttctttttaaaattatttttgctatttatcTAGtagtttttcatttaaaatttattttataacagcgtAATGGTGGATGTCATTTGGATCATcaactccaaacttgcaaaagtttgctaTGAGAATTCTTAGCCTCACGTATAGTGCTACCGGCTGCggaagaaattggagcatattccaacatgtaagtcattagtatatcgtggattaattattaaagaacaagaactaccaatCTATTGTTTTTTAGAATCATCATTAACCATATTACTTTCaactttttgcagcttcatagcaaaaggagaaataggctagCCCAGCAACACTTGAATGATTTGgtgtttgtgaaatataatcgaactctGAGGCGTCGATACGAAAAGtgtgacaccattgatcccatcctcctaaaggacattgatgatagtaatgagtggttgattggtaggatggatggcgattttgatgaggatgatgaacttgtgtttgaagatgatatttTGACTTGGGGATTCCGTTGCTAGAGCTGTTGGACTAGATAACCCCCCGCATCACACGAGATCAAGAATAAGTGCAAATATGTCATCATCGTCTAGAGGAAGAGCTTCATCTAGCAGTGCAACCAGTGCTAGGGGCcggaccacaatgttggaacttgtagatgagaATGAAATCCAAGTAGATAGTGCAAAGGACGcagaagaggaaaaagatgttggagaaaacaattctgatgatgaagaggaagatgatgatatcttggCAGACTTAGTTGATGATGAATGATGActgatgattgaggaggatttttagattttggactttgaaatcttttattgtactctttttattttgatgttgaactatgttgaattgtttaTGCTTTTGGCCTtggcaatttcattaaattttcaattttgctattgaatgttttggtattttaaatttccaattttgctatcaattaccccaaataggcaTTTTACAGCATTTTAATAGTTGTGCGCCTCACCTTTGTGAGGCGTGTGCCTTCTTGCGCCTTGGCTCGCCTCGCACCTCTAACTACTAtgatgtatagggcttgacagattatagtttacatgcaTAGGGCTAGAATaatgctagaacttatttactttccatgtatagcattcttgtaaattctatatataatatacagaactcaaggccaaaccattcggccattcacacaatactttgacatcaACAACAAATAGGATCAGGTGATCAAACGATAAAACCATCATCACTGTTAACCATTCAGGTTTCTGGGTGTGGGGATCAACAATTTGAAGCTAACCCAGGTTGCATTGATTTTATATGCACAACTATTCATTGCATAAATCTATTAATCTATCCCATCCTTTTTGTTTGCAAACCCTAAACCACTCGATGTAAAAAATTCTCATGAATAAGAAATTCTCAACAAAGAGCAATGAGTAACATACACAGAAGGAACCCACATGAGACCATGAGAGAGAGTGTGTAACAATTTGAATTGTGTAACTTGTATGACACAGAAGGAACCCACATGAGACCATGAGAGAGAGTGTGTAACAATTTGAATTGTGTAACTTGTATGACTTTGTTACAATTCACCAAAAAAAAACCTAGCTATTGATAAAGGACAAAATTAAAAAAAGCAATCAGATCATTCAAACCTGTGTTCTTGAGTGCCTCTA
This genomic stretch from Malania oleifera isolate guangnan ecotype guangnan chromosome 3, ASM2987363v1, whole genome shotgun sequence harbors:
- the LOC131152328 gene encoding lipase-like, whose amino-acid sequence is MWLKVAVFVCLFAFSGGRELKVKHWGHLPSYNHSLATILVEYASAVYMSDLTELFSWTCPRCDDMTEGFEMIELIVDVQHCLQAYVGLAMDLNAIIIAFRGTQEHSIQNWIEDLYWKQLDLNYPGMPDSMVHHGFYSAYHNTTIRPGVLNAVKRAKQLYGELNIMVTGHSMGGAMASFCGLDLAVNHKAQNVQVMTFGQPRIGNAAFASYYSQVVPNTIRVTNEHDIVPHLPPYYAYFPQKTYHHFPREVWLYNIGLGSLVYEVEKVCDSSGEDPTCSRSVAGNSISDHLVYYGVELEAETWGSCRIVMDPVMAKYSRADLSGNFVLSKDPAAFILGVHAESDGGTNFV